Proteins co-encoded in one Lynx canadensis isolate LIC74 chromosome C1, mLynCan4.pri.v2, whole genome shotgun sequence genomic window:
- the GFI1 gene encoding zinc finger protein Gfi-1 isoform X1, with amino-acid sequence MPRSFLVKSKKAHSYHQPRSPGPDYSLRLENVLASGGADSTSSAGGAKTEPRGRLSPDSQMTEAPDRASASPGSCEGSVCDRSSEFEDFWRPPSPSVSPASEKSVCPSLDEAQPFPLPFKPYSWSGLAGSDLRHLVHSYRPCAALERGAGLGLFCERAPEPGHPAALYGPERAAGGAGAGAPGGGSAGGGAAGGAGLGLYGDFGPPAAGLYERPTAAAGGLYSERGHGLHADKGAGVKVESEMLCTRLLLGGDSYKCIKCSKVFSTPHGLEVHVRRSHSGTRPFACEMCGKTFGHAVSLEQHKAVHSQERSFDCKICGKSFKRSSTLSTHLLIHSDTRPYPCQYCGKRFHQKSDMKKHTFIHTGEKPHKCQVCGKAFSQSSNLITHSRKHTGFKPFGCDLCGKGFQRKVDLRRHRETQHGLK; translated from the exons ACAGCACCTCGAGCGCAGGAGGGGCGAAGACAGAGCCCCGGGGTCGTTTGTCCCCCGACTCACAGATGACTGAGGCCCCTGACAGAGCCTCCGCATCTCCGGGCAGCTGTGAGGGCAGCGTCTGCGACCGGAGCTCAGAGTTTGAGGATTTCTGGAGGCCCCCGTCGCCCTCTGTGTCTCCAG CCTCAGAGAAGTCGGTGTGCCCGTCGCTGGACGAAGCCCAacccttccccctgcccttcAAGCCATACTCGTGGAGCGGCCTAGCGGGTTCTGACCTGCGGCACTTGGTGCACAGTTACCGGCCGTGCGCGGCCCTGGAGCGCGGCGCGGGCCTGGGCCTCTTCTGCGAGCGCGCCCCGGAGCCAGGCCACCCCGCGGCGCTCTACGGCCCGGAGCGGGCTGCGGGCGGCGCAGGGGCCGGGGCGCCCGGGGGAGGCAGCGCAGGAGGTGGCGCTGCCGGCGGCGCGGGCCTGGGGCTCTACGGCGACTTCGGGCCCCCGGCGGCAGGGCTGTACGAGCGGCCGACGGCGGCGGCCGGCGGGCTATACTCTGAGCGCGGCCACGGGCTGCACGCGGACAAGGGCGCCGGCGTCAAGGTGGAGTCGGAGATGCTGTGCACCCGCTTGCTGCTGGGCGGCGACTCCTACAAGTGCATCAAGTGCAGCAAG GTGTTCTCCACGCCGCACGGGCTCGAGGTGCACGTGCGCAGGTCCCACAGCGGCACGAGACCCTTTGCGTGCGAGATGTGCGGCAAGACCTTCGGGCACGCGGTGAGCCTGGAGCAGCACAAAGCCGTGCACTCGCAG GAACGAAGCTTTGACTGTAAGATCTGTGGCAAGAGCTTCAAGAGGTCATCTACGCTGTCCACACACTTGCTTATCCATTCAGACACCCGGCCCTACCCTTGTCAGTACTGTGGCAAGAGGTTCCACCAAAAGTCAGACATGAAGAAACACACCTTCATTCACACTG GTGAGAAGCCCCACAAATGCCAGGTGTGTGGGAAGGCATTCAGCCAGAGCTCCAACCTCATCACCCACAGCCGCAAGCACACAGGCTTCAAACCCTTTGGCTGTGACCTTTGTGGGAAGGGCTTCCAGAGGAAGGTGGACCTCAGGCGGCACCGGGAGACACAGCATGGGCTCAAATGA
- the GFI1 gene encoding zinc finger protein Gfi-1 isoform X2, with the protein MPRSFLVKSKKAHSYHQPRSPGPDYSLRLENVLASGGADSTSSAGGAKTEPRGRLSPDSQMTEAPDRASASPGSCEGSVCDRSSEFEDFWRPPSPSVSPASEKSVCPSLDEAQPFPLPFKPYSWSGLAGSDLRHLVHSYRPCAALERGAGLGLFCERAPEPGHPAALYGPERAAGGAGAGAPGGGSAGGGAAGGAGLGLYGDFGPPAAGLYERPTAAAGGLYSERGHGLHADKGAGVKVESEMLCTRLLLGGDSYKCIKCSKERSFDCKICGKSFKRSSTLSTHLLIHSDTRPYPCQYCGKRFHQKSDMKKHTFIHTGEKPHKCQVCGKAFSQSSNLITHSRKHTGFKPFGCDLCGKGFQRKVDLRRHRETQHGLK; encoded by the exons ACAGCACCTCGAGCGCAGGAGGGGCGAAGACAGAGCCCCGGGGTCGTTTGTCCCCCGACTCACAGATGACTGAGGCCCCTGACAGAGCCTCCGCATCTCCGGGCAGCTGTGAGGGCAGCGTCTGCGACCGGAGCTCAGAGTTTGAGGATTTCTGGAGGCCCCCGTCGCCCTCTGTGTCTCCAG CCTCAGAGAAGTCGGTGTGCCCGTCGCTGGACGAAGCCCAacccttccccctgcccttcAAGCCATACTCGTGGAGCGGCCTAGCGGGTTCTGACCTGCGGCACTTGGTGCACAGTTACCGGCCGTGCGCGGCCCTGGAGCGCGGCGCGGGCCTGGGCCTCTTCTGCGAGCGCGCCCCGGAGCCAGGCCACCCCGCGGCGCTCTACGGCCCGGAGCGGGCTGCGGGCGGCGCAGGGGCCGGGGCGCCCGGGGGAGGCAGCGCAGGAGGTGGCGCTGCCGGCGGCGCGGGCCTGGGGCTCTACGGCGACTTCGGGCCCCCGGCGGCAGGGCTGTACGAGCGGCCGACGGCGGCGGCCGGCGGGCTATACTCTGAGCGCGGCCACGGGCTGCACGCGGACAAGGGCGCCGGCGTCAAGGTGGAGTCGGAGATGCTGTGCACCCGCTTGCTGCTGGGCGGCGACTCCTACAAGTGCATCAAGTGCAGCAAG GAACGAAGCTTTGACTGTAAGATCTGTGGCAAGAGCTTCAAGAGGTCATCTACGCTGTCCACACACTTGCTTATCCATTCAGACACCCGGCCCTACCCTTGTCAGTACTGTGGCAAGAGGTTCCACCAAAAGTCAGACATGAAGAAACACACCTTCATTCACACTG GTGAGAAGCCCCACAAATGCCAGGTGTGTGGGAAGGCATTCAGCCAGAGCTCCAACCTCATCACCCACAGCCGCAAGCACACAGGCTTCAAACCCTTTGGCTGTGACCTTTGTGGGAAGGGCTTCCAGAGGAAGGTGGACCTCAGGCGGCACCGGGAGACACAGCATGGGCTCAAATGA